aatatatcgtCTTCACACATGCCTAATGCATACATATGACACATGCACAGTACACATTCTCTTTTCTGGATGCACACAAATATGCAGGTGCACACTCTTGCACATCTACAAAACCACATGAAAAGTTTAATGACCCTAAGCATCAAAGCAGAACCCCTGGAAACAATGAATTGTAGAAATGTAATTGCAAACTGGAACACCAAATATTCAAGATGTTGCCACCTCTGATGAAATTAGTGGACAGCTCGGTTAGTGCAACAGCTCGCACCTGTCACTAatgcagtgagggttggctgtcctgggttcagctcttgtattcatgcttttctttctctgcatgtggcatctgtttacagggctggctgccttaccgtgatatagccttagttgctggcttggggTAAACTACCGATCTCTCCACCCACCACCATCCTACGATGAAATTAGTGTCACAGCTTATCACCAACAAACCTTGCATGTATCACCAGCGCAAGGCCTGTGCAGACGACAAGTGCTAGGCCTGTAGGTTCGCAGAGGTGTGTGAGCTGGTGGAGGCCTCCGCTGCAGTGGCGGTGGCTGATGGGCAGGCAAAGGCCTGCGTGCACTCCCAGGGGTGGTGTTGATGCTAGAAGAAGCCGCAAGGGGAGGAGGTGACAGGGAGGGGTGCAATAAAGGAGAGGCCACGCAGCTGGCTGCAGCAGACGGCCCAGGAGTATGGACAGCAGCATCAGGACCCCCTGACTCTCTGCTTGACTGGTGATCTAGAGCACGATGCCAGAAACAATTGAGCTGACAAATGCTCATGgctttattttcacatttagcCACAATCACACccaatttaattttattaaaaaaagcatgttatCTTCATAGGAACCAAATGTTAGTAATGGCAATCAAGATCAGTCATGGAGACCAAACACTATTGGAGATTTTAAATGGTCTACAagagtgcaaaatatttttcacctcACTCAGTTCATTATCTCATCAAATAATCTCAGTGAATAACCCTGTCTGCTTTCGATTTACAAGCCTATAAatcaccatgcacaaaaagaggtacaaaaTATACCAAAGATCAGCTGTCAAagctaaaacaacaaatcaGTCATTTAAATGATGGTGCATAGCTAAAGGGACTACAAGTGAAATGACTACATCTGAAATAATCTGTTAAGTATCATTATTTTggttcaatatttttaatttaagtgTAATCTGCAATATGCAACAATTCTTAGCCTTACCATCGTCTGATTCTGTGAGGTCTACAACCACAGTTGCCCTTCCTGTTGATTCTCTTCGTTTGCCTTTTCTATTAATGACAGGGATAAggtgggataaataaagtggtaTGATAATTTGCCACTAAAAAGAATGATTGTTCATTGTACTTCTAAAGTGAGGGAGCATAAGTCCTTTtacctatttatttttttaaagcacactTGTATACTCACAGAAAGCATGTtccttgaaaacaaattattattagtagtattaatGACATATATGTAACTGGTCTCCTCTTAACATATTCTATATCCATCCAGTAGTGGGTAGGAGTatatgattttgttatttttttttaatctttcatttgtAAAAACCATGAGCTCTTTTCAGGGAAGGTATGTGTAAATACTCATCTTAAATATACTTCATCATGATAATCATTATTGCTACTATTATTATAATCCTTATCATACATAATAACAGTACCTACGGCCTAAGAACTATAGAGTCACTGACTAATTATAACTGTGCAAGCTATGCCCTCTGGAACAAAgttgtattaaatgtttttattgttattattctttgCATCATAACATGGGGAAAAACCCTTTACAAAAAGACTTCCATACAGACCTGGTTTCTATCTTCACAACCTCCACATCACTGTCATCAGAGGCATCTGATAGAAACACGCTGCTTAGAACTGGTGATGGAATGCTTGCAGATGCAGTGCCCTCCACTGAAAAATGAAGCCGGTCATCTGTTGCCAGCAAATTGGAATCAGTGTCCTCTAATTTCTTATGATAGTTCACATCTAAGTGAAAACAGACATGCTGCGTCATGGATAGGAGACCCACTCATCCTTTTACATGCCGTATGCTAAAAGCCATGTCGATGATAGATCTTAATTTTaccaaagatagtaactgtCCTTCCACTGCTATATTCAGGTGATTTCTATAATTCACTAGTAATACTAACACCAGCAAAAGCAATCCttcaatgtttacaaaatcaGCTAAAAGTATCACAGGCAACTAGCAGCTTTATCCACCTGGATCTATTTCCTGATGTCTGCCAAAGGATGTCAGCTTTCATTCCATCTCTACATACCCTGCTGCTTTTATCTCACATGTAAAACTTTCAATAAGTGCTGTTAAATAAACTTCCCTAATGCAGACAAGCAGCGGGagaaaagacaaacagcaaaaatgagtgaaaaattGAGAAGAACAGAAGAGAGGGAGAGCAAGCATCTTGTATGTGTGAGCATGTATGCGTAGCGCACACACGTccaccacacacccacccaaATGTATCCCCATAACATCTGCAATCACCTGAGATTTGATTAATCATATCTAAAAACCTATTTTATGATGGCAGCAGATCAGaagctgacattaaaaaaactaaaacaaacaaaaaaaagattacaTCCTACAAAGCCTTACCTGTGCACTTTTTCTTACATGGACCAGGTAATAAAAGACAGGTATGCTGTGACAGACTGGAGTGTTCTGCTTCCATTGGCATCACACCATCCCCACCACCTTCCCCAGATGTCCATGTGGCTGGAGGAGTTGGGGGCAACATGCGAGAGCGAGCATCACTCCGGCATGAAGTTTCTCCATGTGATGTGGATGCCAAGGAGAGGTCTGAAGGTCGAGCAAAATCTGATGGCACTTGCAGCACATCCACATCTGGAGCATCCAATAATCGGTTCATTGTTTCCACAATTCCAGCTGCCCCTCGCCCAGACAGTGAGCTTACCTGTGACTGGCCACTGCttctgatgctgctgctggtacTTCCAGAGACAGCAGTGTTCTCCTTTTGACTGCAGAACCCATAAGTCTTACGCTTGTTATCTGAACTTCTATAGCGAGATAATGAGACAGGGTAAGGCAGATTAAAAAGTGAGTAGGGGTCCAGTGAGTCATACAAGGCAGCCGAGGCAGAAGGCAAGGTAGAGTCCACAGTGGAATCAGGTTCTGGGTCTTCCATGACCTCATCACAGTCCACAAATTCATCCTCTTTTGACGCTTCACCAGCTGGTTTGTGCGAAATGCACTGATTATGGGAGGACCGAACTCCCCACCGTCCTTCTCGCTGACGTTCAGCAGCATCTTCATCTGAAACATCGGATCCCCATGTTGCTTGGGTGGACGAGACGCTTGGCGACAGTGAAGACAGCTGCTCCATGTAGTCCCGAAAGCGTTCGCTCATGGACATTGGTACAGCCCCTACAcctgaaaaagtaaaaagtaaatcATCCCactgtaagaaataaaaacatgatcACTATAACAGAATGAAGTTTATGTAAAAGGATGCAAACTCCTTTCTTAATTTTCAAGCAGTTTCATACACTTCATGATGTACAGTAACCAGGCAATGACATTTTCATGCAAGCAAATGACCTGTTTCTGGCTGTTGAGGGGTGGCACTAGCAGCTCCATCCAGAGACACCACATCAATATCATCTTCAGTGGAAGGCCAAAGTTCTCCCTGTGCTGCTAGTCCTGCCATTGTCCAAGAATTACCATTTTATCCACAGAATTTATTTCCCTAAGAATACTAAACAAGTGACATGCTTTTCCAACTCGTTTCATTAGCATATTCAACAAAGATCATAAAATGTTCTGATtttgagaaaagaacaaaagaaaaaatgaacatgTAGGATATTCATGATGGCTGAATAGTCAAGCCCATGCTCACCAACAGTACGCTCTGCTATGACCTCTGCTTGTGCATATATTCGCTGCACCACCACCTGCTCTGTGTTCTCTGCAGTTGTCGTGGCAACTACTTCCACAGTTTTACTGCTTGCATCCACCACAATGTCCTCTTCAACAACACCATCTCTGCTTGCCTCATCCTATAGGTCCCCagtgtaaagaaataaaaattatcttattctgaaaaagaattaattaactTATCCATGTTCAGCTCTTAGTTGTGAGTATAAGTGTTAAAAATGTATGAATCACAGACTACAAGAACAGTTACTAATTCATTCTTCAATGTCTGTGTCTGCACAGTGTGTACGAAGGGCAGATGTGAGTGTTTGTGGATAAGTTTACCAGCACTTTTTGTCCTGTAAACAAATTCTACTATCACAAAGGATGCCTTTTTGTCGTTTTAAATCTTCACATAACATAACCTCCTAATACTAATAAGTCATTGATATACATTTTCCCGTCCTGTGACAGTGAAGGCCATACAGATTGTTCAGCAtggtaattaaaataatcacacTTATGATGCTTCATCTAACAGATATGCTCAGAgcattttacaatttaaaaaaaaaacttgaagaaaatAATCTAAACAATCCATGTTTATATCAGAAATACAGAAGTAAATAAGGTATAAAACTGTAATCTATatcataataaaagataaaattattatattgcCCTGAATTTAGAGATTGAAGTTTGATCCATGCCATAATGGCTTGGCAAGAAAATGGTCAACATCCAAGTGTCTTTGTTCAAGCTAAATGAATTTTGAGACAGACAAAAGAACTTGACATGCATATctgaatacacacacatgcatacatgctaCCCCACCCCCATCCACCCTTCAACACACATATagttttgttctctctctcatatctCCACCATCCCCGTTCTCTCATCAGTAATGTACTTACCTGCTTGATAGGTCCAGAGAGACTAGCCAAAGGGTGCGAAGGTTCTGTCCATGCCAGATTGGCATTAGACACAAGACTGTCTTTGTCCATCttcctgtaaatttttttaaaaaatctaatgacagcagcaacaacaattgTTATGGACTTTATGGATAGGCATCATTTAGCATGCACCACAACACAAGAAATGGCTAGTcctaaaaacaaagaataagtTGTTAATGATATATTTATCATCTGAAAATCTTAACATACT
The Pomacea canaliculata isolate SZHN2017 linkage group LG2, ASM307304v1, whole genome shotgun sequence genome window above contains:
- the LOC112556866 gene encoding uncharacterized protein LOC112556866 isoform X1, which codes for MDKDSLVSNANLAWTEPSHPLASLSGPIKQDEASRDGVVEEDIVVDASSKTVEVVATTTAENTEQVVVQRIYAQAEVIAERTVGLAAQGELWPSTEDDIDVVSLDGAASATPQQPETGVGAVPMSMSERFRDYMEQLSSLSPSVSSTQATWGSDVSDEDAAERQREGRWGVRSSHNQCISHKPAGEASKEDEFVDCDEVMEDPEPDSTVDSTLPSASAALYDSLDPYSLFNLPYPVSLSRYRSSDNKRKTYGFCSQKENTAVSGSTSSSIRSSGQSQVSSLSGRGAAGIVETMNRLLDAPDVDVLQVPSDFARPSDLSLASTSHGETSCRSDARSRMLPPTPPATWTSGEGGGDGVMPMEAEHSSLSQHTCLLLPGPCKKKCTDDRLHFSVEGTASASIPSPVLSSVFLSDASDDSDVEVVKIETRKGKRRESTGRATVVVDLTESDDDHQSSRESGGPDAAVHTPGPSAAASCVASPLLHPSLSPPPLAASSSINTTPGSARRPLPAHQPPPLQRRPPPAHTPLRTYRPSTCRLHRPCAGDTCKYLTRGRCMEGGYCAYHGEHQTLQCRLHQEVPHPHLHHPHPVPHTQLPSQPLPPPPLHPITINCPHTAHMHHSVQPPRAHIHHHHYHPAPFTLPHPMSLTVPTRLLPQHQAHQAPPDIGQHDAFSFNPADPLSTLPMIPPPVEAHGAVSRPRPFSAQLAGISHDTSQTSQSQVPPQQTPHHHMHHHMHHYHLNPTPINNCWPSYRMPPMPELPPFPAFPPLPRLQRVQVGLGGMVFHGHTLEFSYEGHASVNCGASQAVIEQNTLPHTYRKVKRCVEGEEDHREKCTICLSEFEEGEDVRRLPCMHLFHIECVDQWLATNKKCPICRVDIQANSKDSMIHD
- the LOC112556866 gene encoding uncharacterized protein LOC112556866 isoform X2, with amino-acid sequence MDKDSLVSNANLAWTEPSHPLASLSGPIKQDEASRDGVVEEDIVVDASSKTVEVVATTTAENTEQVVVQRIYAQAEVIAERTVGLAAQGELWPSTEDDIDVVSLDGAASATPQQPETGVGAVPMSMSERFRDYMEQLSSLSPSVSSTQATWGSDVSDEDAAERQREGRWGVRSSHNQCISHKPAGEASKEDEFVDCDEVMEDPEPDSTVDSTLPSASAALYDSLDPYSLFNLPYPVSLSRYRSSDNKRKTYGFCSQKENTAVSGSTSSSIRSSGQSQVSSLSGRGAAGIVETMNRLLDAPDVDVLQVPSDFARPSDLSLASTSHGETSCRSDARSRMLPPTPPATWTSGEGGGDGVMPMEAEHSSLSQHTCLLLPGPCKKKCTVEGTASASIPSPVLSSVFLSDASDDSDVEVVKIETRKGKRRESTGRATVVVDLTESDDDHQSSRESGGPDAAVHTPGPSAAASCVASPLLHPSLSPPPLAASSSINTTPGSARRPLPAHQPPPLQRRPPPAHTPLRTYRPSTCRLHRPCAGDTCKYLTRGRCMEGGYCAYHGEHQTLQCRLHQEVPHPHLHHPHPVPHTQLPSQPLPPPPLHPITINCPHTAHMHHSVQPPRAHIHHHHYHPAPFTLPHPMSLTVPTRLLPQHQAHQAPPDIGQHDAFSFNPADPLSTLPMIPPPVEAHGAVSRPRPFSAQLAGISHDTSQTSQSQVPPQQTPHHHMHHHMHHYHLNPTPINNCWPSYRMPPMPELPPFPAFPPLPRLQRVQVGLGGMVFHGHTLEFSYEGHASVNCGASQAVIEQNTLPHTYRKVKRCVEGEEDHREKCTICLSEFEEGEDVRRLPCMHLFHIECVDQWLATNKKCPICRVDIQANSKDSMIHD